The Corynebacterium qintianiae genome has a window encoding:
- a CDS encoding YhgE/Pip domain-containing protein, giving the protein MSTKLTAGGGTVPEGSAGSQPTRMARVLNWRPISAAARVGIVLLLVIPLLMAATFMWSMWDPSKTLPNVPLAVVNHDKGAENGGEFRVVGDEVVKGLLDTEYLDFEELSDEEAHLGLTKGDYLFVVTIPEDFSERTVSLISDDPRQSEVLVEYNDYGGTNGKIITSSLIPQLQAEVSSTISETYATETLTGLNSLGDGIKRAADGAGKIDDGLGRLQEGTGRAVDGITQLDSGATDLNNGAVQLDAGATELNNGAGELNAGALRLEDGAARLNDGLLTLKDGTTQLGDGAAQIDGGVQQLTGTLIPLLEQVQGVVTQVTPIIGTMRSVGLNEQADSLEASLGRLDPANPQNMVNELNRLRAGTAELSYNLNSPDAPYISGVNQLVDGSAQLASGSTELRAGTDRLAAGTVRLKDGTTQLADGTVRLKDGTTQLADGGVQLTDGVNQLKDGSGELKAKLDEGAEKAPVVSYVDRSAQQMAVPIIFEEANMHPTQAVVDPTNPTVKTIESGFSIIVMLVFGYLIMAVLSALLPHVVGRRSESRTPAGPVLRAFLLIFGINLLVMAVFTAISVLTGWRPDNWLTMGLVITLIAANGAAMFQFFRILFGRLVGGLFSVGFFTLGLFVFGGVWPLPTIPGPLQFFHRIHPMSYARYGFMRATDGLYDSTFITAIIVLIAFSVAALIASIVIYNTRRHGAAEELAEDGLTLESGNARVGEQPLSPIVR; this is encoded by the coding sequence GTGTCAACGAAGCTCACTGCAGGTGGGGGCACCGTCCCCGAAGGTTCTGCCGGATCTCAGCCCACGCGCATGGCGCGGGTTCTCAACTGGCGCCCTATTAGCGCCGCTGCCCGCGTCGGCATCGTGCTTTTGCTCGTCATTCCGCTTCTCATGGCGGCCACTTTCATGTGGTCCATGTGGGATCCGTCGAAGACGCTGCCCAACGTTCCCCTCGCAGTGGTCAACCACGACAAGGGTGCGGAGAACGGCGGAGAGTTCCGCGTCGTGGGCGACGAAGTGGTCAAGGGCCTGCTCGACACCGAATACCTGGACTTCGAAGAACTTTCGGACGAGGAAGCCCACCTCGGCCTGACCAAGGGTGACTACCTGTTCGTGGTCACCATTCCAGAGGACTTCTCGGAGCGCACAGTCTCGCTGATCTCCGACGACCCGCGCCAGTCCGAGGTGCTCGTGGAGTACAACGATTACGGCGGCACCAACGGCAAGATCATCACCTCGTCGTTGATCCCGCAGCTTCAGGCCGAGGTCTCCTCCACCATCTCGGAGACATACGCGACGGAGACACTGACCGGCCTCAACTCGCTCGGCGACGGCATCAAGCGCGCCGCCGACGGTGCCGGCAAGATCGACGACGGCCTCGGCCGCCTCCAAGAGGGTACGGGCCGCGCGGTGGACGGCATCACCCAGCTTGACAGTGGCGCGACCGACCTGAACAACGGTGCCGTGCAGCTCGACGCGGGCGCGACGGAGCTGAATAACGGTGCGGGAGAGCTCAACGCGGGCGCGCTCCGCCTAGAGGACGGTGCCGCTCGGCTTAATGACGGCCTCCTCACCCTGAAGGACGGCACCACCCAGCTCGGCGACGGTGCCGCCCAGATCGACGGCGGCGTGCAGCAGCTCACAGGGACACTTATCCCGCTGTTGGAGCAGGTTCAGGGCGTTGTCACCCAGGTGACTCCCATTATCGGAACCATGCGCAGCGTTGGACTCAACGAGCAGGCGGACAGCCTTGAAGCTTCTCTCGGCCGCCTCGACCCCGCCAACCCCCAAAACATGGTCAACGAGCTCAACCGCCTGCGCGCCGGCACCGCCGAGCTCAGCTACAACCTGAATAGCCCGGACGCCCCGTACATCAGCGGCGTCAATCAGCTTGTCGACGGCTCCGCCCAGCTAGCTTCGGGCTCCACCGAGCTACGCGCCGGCACGGACCGCCTCGCCGCGGGCACCGTGCGCCTGAAGGACGGCACCACTCAGCTTGCCGACGGCACCGTGCGCCTGAAGGACGGCACCACTCAGCTTGCCGACGGCGGTGTCCAGCTCACGGACGGCGTCAACCAGCTCAAAGACGGCTCCGGCGAACTCAAGGCGAAGCTCGACGAGGGCGCAGAAAAGGCACCCGTCGTCTCCTACGTCGACCGCTCTGCACAGCAGATGGCAGTTCCGATCATCTTCGAGGAAGCCAACATGCACCCGACGCAGGCGGTTGTCGACCCCACTAACCCGACCGTCAAGACCATCGAGAGCGGCTTCTCCATCATCGTGATGCTCGTCTTCGGTTACCTCATCATGGCGGTCCTTTCGGCCCTGCTCCCCCACGTTGTCGGACGCCGCTCGGAGAGCCGCACACCGGCCGGCCCGGTTCTCAGGGCTTTCCTCCTCATTTTCGGCATCAACCTGCTCGTCATGGCGGTCTTCACTGCAATTTCGGTGCTCACCGGCTGGCGTCCAGACAACTGGCTCACAATGGGCCTGGTGATCACTCTGATCGCGGCAAACGGCGCCGCAATGTTCCAGTTCTTCCGCATCCTTTTCGGACGCCTTGTCGGCGGGTTGTTCTCCGTGGGCTTCTTCACCCTGGGACTCTTCGTCTTCGGCGGCGTTTGGCCCTTGCCGACGATTCCGGGTCCGCTGCAGTTCTTCCACCGGATCCACCCGATGAGCTACGCCCGCTACGGATTCATGCGCGCCACCGACGGCCTGTACGACTCCACGTTCATCACCGCGATTATCGTTCTCATCGCCTTCTCCGTGGCAGCTCTGATCGCCTCTATCGTTATCTACAACACGCGACGCCACGGCGCAGCTGAGGAACTGGCTGAAGATGGCCTCACCCTCGAGTCCGGAAATGCCCGAGTCGGCGAACAGCCGCTGTCCCCGATCGTCCGCTAA
- a CDS encoding DUF3239 domain-containing protein has translation MSAFRFDVDEDWAKQNNEMLRDTRYLVISGVALFVICLTAAVLVWLFVDPASPWHLLGSLGLGLFGVMMLVVGLAIPRSVGTAQSLYDAHPLAPAIIADHTGTRTTLLALVNTTVDDSAPRWALTSRDVQSVPHTDGSVGAKVPVAAVGGQRSAAEKNNWQVVAPMPIAWGTPDKAVVDRAVDSIPAELWRTLETSKKRLEEVQKAKNNLLRL, from the coding sequence ATGAGCGCTTTCAGGTTTGACGTCGACGAGGATTGGGCCAAGCAGAACAACGAGATGCTGCGCGACACCCGGTACCTCGTGATCTCCGGTGTGGCCCTCTTTGTGATCTGTCTCACTGCCGCCGTCCTGGTCTGGCTGTTTGTCGACCCGGCCTCGCCCTGGCACCTGCTCGGCTCGCTCGGCCTCGGACTGTTCGGCGTGATGATGCTCGTCGTCGGCCTAGCCATCCCCCGCTCCGTCGGCACCGCGCAGTCGCTTTACGACGCCCACCCCCTCGCCCCGGCCATCATCGCCGACCATACGGGTACGCGCACCACGCTGCTGGCTCTGGTGAACACCACCGTCGACGATTCCGCGCCGCGCTGGGCGCTGACCTCGCGCGACGTCCAGTCGGTGCCCCACACCGACGGATCCGTGGGAGCAAAAGTCCCGGTTGCGGCGGTAGGAGGCCAGCGCAGCGCCGCTGAGAAGAACAACTGGCAGGTGGTCGCCCCAATGCCGATCGCATGGGGCACTCCGGACAAGGCCGTGGTTGACCGTGCCGTCGACTCCATCCCGGCGGAACTGTGGCGCACGCTTGAAACCTCGAAGAAGCGCCTGGAAGAGGTGCAGAAAGCGAAGAATAATCTGCTTCGCCTCTAA
- a CDS encoding DNA repair helicase XPB produces the protein MPMGDGPLIVQSDKTVLLDVNHAQAAQARAALAPFAELERAPEHVHTYRITPLALWNARAAGFDAEQAVDTLERFSRFPVPQPLLVDVAETMARYGRIRLVNHPAHGLVLEAEDAAILTEITRHKAIKPLIGAAIDDVTVPVHPSERGRVKQELTKIGWPVEDLAGYVDGESHPIELTHDGWELRDYQQYAAESFWEGGSGVVVLPCGAGKTIVGAASMAQAKTTTLILVTNTVAGRQWRDELLRRTTLTPEEIGEYSGERKEIRPVTIATYQVVTRKTKGEYRALELFDSRDWGLIIYDEVHLLPAPVFRMAADLQSRRRLGLTATLVREDGREDDVFSLIGPKRYDAPWKELEMAGYIAAAECVEVRTQLSGEERMAYATAETRERYRLAATSGAKNAVVDKLLARHEGEQILIIGAYVDQLEEIAARTGAPLVHGTTSTKRREEAFDAFRRGEIRTLVVSKVANFSIDLPEAAVGIQVSGTFGSRQEEAQRLGRLLRPKADGGGALFYTVVARDTLDAEYAARRQRFLAEQGYAYRLVDADDL, from the coding sequence GTGCCAATGGGTGACGGCCCGCTGATTGTCCAGTCGGACAAGACGGTGCTTCTCGACGTCAACCACGCGCAGGCTGCTCAGGCCCGCGCCGCGCTCGCCCCGTTTGCCGAGCTGGAACGAGCGCCGGAGCACGTCCACACCTACCGCATTACCCCTTTAGCGTTGTGGAACGCGCGCGCTGCCGGGTTCGACGCGGAACAGGCCGTCGATACGCTTGAGCGCTTTTCGCGCTTCCCCGTCCCGCAGCCGCTGCTTGTCGACGTCGCCGAGACCATGGCCCGTTACGGCCGCATCAGGCTGGTCAACCACCCCGCGCACGGGCTCGTGCTCGAGGCTGAGGACGCCGCCATCCTCACCGAGATCACCCGGCACAAGGCGATCAAGCCGCTGATTGGCGCCGCCATCGACGATGTCACCGTTCCCGTCCACCCTTCCGAGAGGGGCCGCGTCAAGCAGGAGCTGACGAAGATCGGCTGGCCCGTGGAGGACCTCGCTGGCTACGTTGACGGAGAATCCCACCCGATCGAGCTCACGCACGACGGCTGGGAGCTGCGCGACTACCAGCAGTACGCCGCCGAGTCGTTCTGGGAGGGCGGCTCCGGCGTGGTGGTTTTGCCCTGCGGCGCCGGCAAGACAATCGTCGGCGCGGCATCGATGGCGCAGGCGAAGACCACGACGCTAATCCTGGTCACCAACACCGTCGCCGGGCGGCAGTGGCGCGATGAACTGCTGCGCCGCACGACTCTGACCCCAGAGGAGATCGGTGAGTACTCCGGCGAGCGCAAGGAGATCCGCCCCGTCACCATCGCGACCTACCAGGTGGTCACCCGCAAGACGAAGGGTGAATACCGCGCCCTCGAACTCTTCGATTCGCGCGACTGGGGGCTGATCATCTACGACGAGGTTCACCTCCTCCCCGCGCCTGTCTTCCGCATGGCCGCAGATCTGCAGTCGCGCCGGCGCCTCGGGTTGACAGCTACGCTCGTGCGCGAGGACGGCCGTGAGGACGACGTGTTTTCCCTCATCGGCCCGAAGCGTTACGACGCCCCCTGGAAAGAGCTCGAGATGGCCGGTTACATCGCCGCCGCCGAGTGCGTCGAGGTGCGCACGCAGCTTTCCGGGGAGGAGCGTATGGCCTACGCCACCGCCGAGACCCGGGAGCGCTACCGCCTGGCGGCGACGTCGGGGGCCAAGAACGCGGTCGTCGACAAGCTTCTCGCACGCCACGAGGGAGAGCAGATCCTCATCATCGGCGCGTACGTCGACCAGCTCGAGGAAATCGCCGCGCGCACGGGCGCCCCGCTGGTGCACGGTACGACCTCCACGAAGCGGCGCGAGGAAGCCTTCGACGCGTTCCGCCGCGGTGAGATCCGCACCCTGGTGGTGTCCAAGGTGGCGAACTTCTCCATCGATCTACCCGAGGCCGCAGTGGGCATCCAGGTCTCCGGCACCTTCGGTTCGCGCCAGGAGGAGGCGCAGCGCCTCGGCCGCCTGCTGCGCCCGAAGGCCGACGGCGGCGGGGCCCTGTTCTACACCGTCGTGGCGCGCGACACCCTCGACGCGGAGTACGCGGCACGCCGCCAGCGCTTCCTTGCCGAGCAGGGTTACGCCTACCGGCTCGTTGACGCGGACGACCTTTAA
- a CDS encoding NAD(P)/FAD-dependent oxidoreductase: protein MPELIDVAIVGGGPAGLAAAVTLGRSLRTVALVDAASPRNRFSTHAHNVLGNEGISPADLLAKGREEAASYGAALVDATVTRITGTRGDFTVFYDGGEVRARRIVLATGLTDVLPELDGLAEGWGTDVLHCPYCHGYEVRGQKIAVIATDPGAAHQAKLFGNLSDHVTVVPLDHRPDEEECAELTRLGVVVSGSTAARAVRENGALRGVELADGTLVKADAAVVAPLMRPNLELYESLGGRPETNSAGVKCVDTGEGGKTDIDGVWIAGNVSNIGAIVISSAASGVSAGAAINMDLIEEAARANG from the coding sequence ATGCCCGAATTGATTGACGTAGCCATCGTCGGAGGCGGGCCCGCGGGTCTCGCCGCCGCGGTCACCCTCGGCCGCAGCTTGCGCACGGTCGCGCTTGTCGACGCCGCCTCCCCCCGCAACCGCTTCTCCACCCACGCCCACAACGTGCTCGGCAACGAGGGGATCTCCCCCGCCGACTTGCTGGCCAAGGGCCGCGAGGAGGCGGCAAGTTACGGGGCGGCGCTTGTCGACGCCACCGTCACCCGCATCACCGGCACGCGCGGCGACTTTACTGTCTTTTACGACGGCGGGGAGGTCCGCGCCCGCCGGATTGTGCTCGCCACCGGCCTGACCGACGTCCTCCCCGAGCTCGACGGCCTCGCGGAGGGCTGGGGCACCGACGTGCTCCACTGCCCCTACTGCCACGGCTACGAGGTGCGGGGCCAGAAGATCGCCGTCATCGCGACCGATCCGGGCGCGGCCCACCAGGCGAAACTCTTCGGCAACCTGTCGGACCACGTCACGGTCGTCCCGTTGGACCACCGACCCGACGAGGAAGAATGTGCGGAGCTGACACGCCTTGGCGTAGTAGTTTCCGGCTCCACCGCCGCGCGCGCGGTGCGGGAAAATGGCGCGCTGCGCGGGGTCGAGCTCGCCGATGGAACGCTAGTAAAGGCCGACGCCGCCGTCGTCGCCCCGCTCATGAGACCCAACCTGGAGCTCTATGAATCCCTCGGCGGCCGTCCAGAGACCAACTCCGCCGGTGTGAAGTGCGTTGACACCGGCGAGGGCGGTAAGACGGACATCGACGGGGTGTGGATCGCAGGCAACGTCTCCAATATCGGCGCCATTGTCATCTCCTCTGCTGCCTCCGGCGTGTCCGCCGGCGCGGCGATCAACATGGACCTCATCGAGGAGGCCGCGCGTGCCAATGGGTGA
- a CDS encoding ABC transporter permease — protein sequence MAGNSSYSSTQTITTTAAREIQVLARTKSIWITVALLLVAVVGMIGFFTWQVNKDDAADATPVAVVGVPASAFEGSGFDIREVTDRAEAEQLVRNGDVDTAIVAGPQGWEVLEDGGPSISTVSQIQGIATGYASSQALETLGITAEQYASAVPDTAVTTVDVSDGGERSPADFARLLTAFAALMVIVFTIILFAANIGSRVTAEKSSRVVELVLAAVRPMDFLAGKILGNVIFGFALTALIIGVGAAALAASGLTESIDFDWGILPIMLLAWLLAMLFFGALYAAAGSMVQRTEDLQSTQAPILFLLIGSMYIPLFGWMNTSAAWMQALSWIPPFSIFTAPITYAAGDLTLAQLLGSFALAAAATAAVVWVAARIYRNSILNNGRKMSWRQAITA from the coding sequence ATGGCAGGCAACAGCTCCTACTCGTCCACCCAGACGATCACTACCACCGCAGCCCGCGAGATCCAGGTCCTCGCCCGCACAAAATCCATCTGGATCACCGTCGCACTCCTTCTCGTCGCTGTGGTCGGCATGATCGGCTTCTTTACGTGGCAGGTTAACAAGGACGACGCAGCGGACGCGACGCCCGTCGCGGTCGTCGGTGTCCCAGCGAGCGCTTTCGAAGGCTCCGGCTTCGACATTCGTGAGGTCACCGACCGCGCCGAGGCCGAACAGCTCGTGCGCAACGGCGATGTCGACACAGCAATCGTTGCCGGCCCGCAAGGTTGGGAGGTGCTGGAGGACGGGGGGCCGTCGATAAGCACTGTAAGCCAGATCCAGGGGATCGCGACCGGATACGCCAGCTCGCAAGCGCTTGAGACGCTGGGAATCACGGCCGAACAGTACGCCTCCGCGGTGCCGGACACGGCCGTAACCACCGTCGATGTATCTGACGGCGGCGAGCGATCCCCGGCCGACTTCGCGCGACTGCTCACGGCGTTCGCCGCGCTAATGGTGATTGTCTTCACGATTATCCTGTTCGCAGCCAACATCGGTAGCCGCGTCACAGCCGAGAAGTCGTCGCGCGTTGTCGAGCTTGTCCTCGCCGCCGTGCGGCCCATGGATTTCCTCGCCGGGAAAATCCTCGGCAACGTCATCTTCGGCTTCGCGCTCACGGCGCTGATCATCGGTGTTGGCGCGGCAGCTTTGGCCGCCTCCGGCCTGACCGAGAGCATCGATTTCGACTGGGGCATTCTCCCCATCATGCTGCTGGCCTGGTTACTCGCCATGCTGTTCTTCGGCGCGCTCTACGCCGCTGCCGGATCGATGGTGCAGCGCACGGAGGATCTCCAGTCCACCCAGGCGCCCATCCTGTTCCTCCTCATCGGCTCGATGTACATCCCGCTGTTCGGGTGGATGAACACTTCGGCGGCGTGGATGCAGGCCCTAAGCTGGATTCCCCCGTTCTCAATCTTTACCGCGCCCATCACCTACGCGGCCGGAGACCTCACGCTGGCCCAGCTGCTCGGCTCGTTCGCGCTGGCCGCGGCGGCGACAGCTGCAGTGGTCTGGGTGGCCGCGCGCATCTACCGCAACTCCATCCTCAACAACGGCCGCAAGATGTCGTGGAGGCAGGCGATCACGGCCTGA
- a CDS encoding ABC transporter ATP-binding protein, translating to MITLEIRNLSKRFGETQALDGMSLTVQPGEIYGFVGSNGAGKSTTMRIALGVLATDEGEVLFDGRQLTDDTRRRIGYMPEERGLYGKEKILDQLIFLARLHGVSAANATRNGTQLLEELGLGERLDDKLDDLSLGNQQRVQLAASLIHDPDVLILDEPFSGLDPVAVDVMSRMLVSRAKENGVPVIFSSHQLDLVQRLCDRIGIVAHGRMVAEGGVDELRQRGPLRYRVGTTARDWYPAGTELVHDGADHVVLEVADRDPGADQRILHAALAAGEVHEFTRVVPNLTDLFKEAVQ from the coding sequence ATGATCACACTCGAAATCAGAAACCTCAGCAAACGCTTCGGGGAGACCCAGGCGCTCGACGGGATGAGCCTCACCGTCCAACCCGGTGAGATCTACGGTTTCGTAGGGTCGAACGGCGCAGGTAAATCGACCACAATGCGCATCGCTCTCGGTGTCCTGGCCACGGACGAGGGTGAGGTGCTTTTCGACGGCCGCCAGCTCACCGACGACACCCGACGGCGCATCGGTTACATGCCCGAGGAGCGCGGGCTGTACGGCAAAGAAAAGATCCTCGACCAGCTCATCTTCCTGGCCAGACTCCACGGGGTGAGCGCGGCGAACGCCACCCGCAATGGCACGCAGCTGCTGGAGGAACTAGGTCTCGGTGAGCGGCTGGACGACAAGCTCGACGACCTCTCGTTAGGCAACCAGCAGCGCGTCCAGCTCGCCGCCAGCCTGATCCACGATCCCGACGTGCTCATCCTCGACGAGCCTTTTTCCGGCCTCGACCCCGTCGCCGTCGATGTGATGAGCCGGATGCTGGTCTCCCGGGCGAAGGAGAACGGCGTACCCGTAATCTTCTCCTCCCACCAGCTCGACCTGGTGCAGCGTTTGTGCGACCGGATCGGCATCGTCGCCCACGGCCGCATGGTGGCGGAAGGCGGCGTCGACGAGCTGCGCCAGCGCGGACCGCTGCGCTACCGCGTGGGCACCACCGCCCGGGACTGGTACCCGGCCGGCACCGAGCTAGTCCACGATGGCGCAGACCACGTGGTCCTGGAAGTCGCCGACCGCGACCCCGGTGCGGACCAGCGCATCCTCCACGCAGCTCTCGCCGCCGGCGAGGTGCACGAATTCACCCGCGTCGTCCCCAACCTCACCGACCTGTTCAAGGAGGCCGTGCAGTAA
- a CDS encoding helicase-associated domain-containing protein: MSAPLSTPLSTLLSALSEMGDAELRELIRIRPDATFPAPPSLASLATRLTLPGSVARALRRLTAADIALLETLGDMGAELDPVPLSSINLPFQLAGPLNKLRSHALLLGPDDGLRVAPGVLSALPSGWRILDPAPDNLAEALSSISPRERQVLETLAASGSIGTTRGAAPDADPDLPVPRLISRGLLARVNATTVRLPRPVREMLRCAAVRTYPLEPHPPSEPVEQSLIDATSTAAGLESVRQMRQLLTHLIAAPVELNKDGSVGVRAVAALTKALGFDPSLTVTVGESAGLLGRGDVGEDTGALAATRDGLSWMDSPLAQQWAVLVVGWLASPWRADSGARLLSEETRAPEIRSARWGVVKLFAPGPLSRDDLDADLHHFSPILAAGMSPQLISAVVREGHLVGALAENSAAAPLTALIEGRDIVAATRDLVPDEVDYLIPQADMTILAPGPLTPEMTAVIESFADLESPGVASVYRVTASSVRRALNSGRTGPELKAWLGAHAVGEVPQGITFAIDDAARHHGALRAGTALSYLRSDDEALIASAAAAIPQLSVLSPTVAVSQLPLPELMALLRACGFQPAAEDESGAALTVAPEPQLVAPTPSTIPRERAVDPEHVDAVLQALRSTAGSETDGGDFLPTLHAAARSRRHVTIGYVDKNGRGQQLTVLPLSVTAGQVDALDEATERVVRIALPRVTKVELT; this comes from the coding sequence ATGTCTGCCCCGCTATCCACCCCGCTTTCCACACTGCTTTCCGCCCTGTCCGAAATGGGCGACGCGGAGTTGCGCGAGCTCATCCGCATCCGGCCGGACGCGACGTTTCCCGCTCCCCCGTCGCTGGCCTCCCTGGCCACCCGGCTCACCCTCCCGGGCTCAGTGGCGCGTGCCCTGCGGCGCCTCACGGCCGCTGACATTGCCCTTTTGGAAACGCTCGGTGACATGGGGGCGGAGCTCGACCCAGTGCCCCTGAGCAGTATCAACCTCCCCTTCCAGCTCGCCGGCCCCCTAAACAAGCTGCGCAGCCACGCACTGCTCCTCGGCCCCGACGACGGGCTGCGTGTCGCCCCCGGGGTACTCTCCGCGCTTCCGTCCGGCTGGCGCATCCTCGATCCCGCGCCCGACAACCTCGCCGAGGCCCTGTCTTCCATCAGCCCGCGCGAGCGCCAGGTTTTAGAAACTCTCGCCGCCTCCGGTTCCATCGGCACCACCCGCGGCGCCGCCCCCGACGCCGACCCGGACTTGCCTGTGCCGCGCCTCATCTCTCGCGGGCTTCTTGCCCGAGTGAACGCCACCACCGTGCGCCTGCCGCGCCCGGTCCGCGAAATGCTGCGCTGCGCGGCGGTGCGTACTTACCCGCTCGAACCCCACCCGCCGTCGGAACCCGTCGAGCAATCGCTTATCGACGCGACCTCCACCGCCGCCGGGCTCGAATCAGTGCGTCAGATGCGCCAGCTGCTCACCCACCTCATCGCCGCACCGGTGGAGCTGAACAAGGACGGAAGCGTCGGCGTGCGGGCCGTCGCCGCTCTGACCAAGGCCCTCGGTTTCGACCCCTCGCTCACCGTTACGGTGGGCGAGTCCGCCGGGCTCCTGGGGCGCGGCGACGTGGGCGAGGACACGGGTGCTCTCGCCGCGACCCGCGACGGACTCTCTTGGATGGACTCGCCGCTCGCGCAGCAGTGGGCCGTTCTCGTGGTGGGATGGCTCGCGTCCCCATGGCGCGCCGATTCCGGGGCGAGGCTGCTCAGCGAGGAAACGCGCGCGCCGGAGATCCGCAGCGCTCGGTGGGGCGTCGTCAAGCTCTTCGCCCCTGGGCCGCTGAGCCGCGACGACCTGGACGCCGACCTGCACCACTTCTCCCCCATCCTCGCCGCCGGTATGTCACCGCAGCTGATCAGCGCCGTGGTGCGCGAGGGCCACCTCGTCGGGGCACTCGCGGAGAACTCCGCGGCAGCGCCGCTGACCGCCCTCATCGAGGGCAGGGACATCGTCGCCGCCACCCGTGACCTCGTGCCGGACGAAGTGGACTACCTGATTCCGCAGGCGGACATGACTATCCTCGCCCCCGGGCCGCTCACTCCGGAGATGACCGCGGTGATTGAGTCGTTCGCCGATCTCGAGTCCCCCGGCGTGGCCAGCGTGTACCGCGTCACCGCCAGCTCCGTGCGCCGCGCGCTGAACTCCGGGCGCACCGGACCCGAGCTCAAAGCGTGGTTGGGCGCGCACGCTGTCGGCGAGGTGCCGCAGGGCATCACCTTCGCCATCGATGACGCCGCGCGCCACCACGGTGCGCTGCGCGCGGGCACAGCGCTGAGCTACCTGCGCAGCGATGACGAAGCACTTATCGCGTCGGCCGCCGCGGCAATCCCCCAGCTGTCGGTGTTAAGCCCCACCGTCGCCGTCTCACAGCTACCGCTGCCGGAGTTGATGGCGCTACTTCGCGCATGCGGTTTCCAGCCCGCCGCAGAGGACGAATCCGGTGCAGCGCTGACCGTGGCCCCCGAACCACAGCTGGTCGCACCGACTCCTTCAACCATCCCCCGCGAGCGCGCAGTAGATCCCGAACACGTCGATGCTGTTCTTCAGGCGCTGCGCTCTACGGCCGGCAGCGAAACCGATGGGGGTGACTTCCTGCCTACGCTGCACGCCGCGGCGCGCTCGCGCCGCCATGTGACCATCGGTTACGTGGACAAGAACGGCCGGGGTCAACAGCTCACCGTCTTGCCGCTGTCTGTTACTGCGGGACAAGTCGACGCGCTCGACGAGGCGACGGAGAGGGTCGTGCGCATCGCGCTGCCGCGGGTGACCAAAGTGGAACTGACGTGA